The following nucleotide sequence is from Acetobacteroides hydrogenigenes.
ACCGCAAAGGTGCTGGTATGCAGCTTCGGCATCCTATCGGTGTACTACTTCGTTTGCTTCGAGATCAAGAATCAGGTGAAGTCGATGGGCATAGGCATCTCGCTCTTCATTGTAGTTACCATTGTGGCAGGGTGGAAGTACGCCTTTCTGATACCTACCTACTACCCTATGGTAAGCGGAATGAGCTACTACAAGATTGTGGCTGCGCACGAACCGCTCTTCGCCGCCAAGGAGCTGATTACGGTGGGCGGCTACTTCGTACTCTTTAGCCTAGCGGCTTGGTACCGGGCCTGCACCAAGCGGATGGCGGTGTAGCGGGAGTTCATACAGCAGAAACTAAGAAATAAAAATCCTCCACCATTAAGGTTGAGGATTTTTTATTCAGCAAACACCCGAACAAGCTCGTATATTTAGGTGCGCCAAAGTTCTAAAGCACGAAGGCCAATCCAACAATTCTACCCGCACCATGAAATCCATCACCCGCACCATCTGGATTCTATCGCTGGTAAGCCTCTTTACCGACACTGCAAGCGAGATGCTGTACCCCATCATGCCGTTCTACCTAAGATCTATCGGATTTTCGGTGGTGCTCATTGGTGTTCTGGAGGGGGTGGCCGAGGCTACGGCCGGGCTGAGCAAGGGGTACTTCGGCAAGCTGTCGGACAGCAGCGGCCGGCGGGTTCCGTTTGTCCGGGTGGGCTACGCGCTAAGCGCCATATCCAAGCCCATGATGGCGATCCTTATCCTCCCGCTCTGGGTTTTTGCCGCCCGAACCATCGACCGCATTGGCAAGGGGGTTAGAACGGGCGCCCGCGACGCCATCCTCTCCGACGAGGCTACTCCCCAAACGAAGGGTAAGGTCTTCGGATTTCACCGCTCGATGGATACGCTGGGGGCCGTGCTAGGGCCAGCGCTGGCGCTGCTTTTTCTGCACCTCCACCCCGAGAGCTACAGAGCCCTATTCTTCATTGCCTTTATTCCGGGACTACTTGCCATAGCAGCCACCCTCCTCCTTTCCGACAAGGACAAGGCGAAGGTGAAACAACCAACAACGAGCAAAAGCCACCGCTCGTTCTTCTCCTTTATTGGCTACTGGAGGGTATCACCAGCACGCTACCGAGAGGTTGCTGTGGGGCTTTTAGCCTTCACCCTTTTCAACAGTTCCGATGTATTCCTGCTGCTCAAGGCAAAGCAGGCAGGGCTAAGCGACACAGCCGTAATTGGCATCTACATATTCTACAACCTTGTGTACGCGCTATTCAGCTTCCCTATGGGCATTCTTGCCGATAGAATTGGGCTAAAGCGGGTGCTTGTTGTTGGTCTTTGCATTTTCGCAGCCACCTACCTTGGGATGGGCTACTTTGCCAGCAGCTACGCCATTGCAGCCATGTTTTTCCTTTACGGCATTTACGCTGCAGCCACCGAGGGCATATCCAAAGCCTGGATAACCAACATTGCCGACAAGAAGGATACGGCAACAGCTATTGGCACCTTTACCGGATTTCAGAGCATCTGTACGATGCTGGCCAGCTCGTTGGCCGGGATAATCTGGATGACGCTTGGTGCTAGCGCCACCTTTACGATTACAGGAATTGCAGCAGCAGTAGTTGCCAGCTACTTTGCCTTTTTTGTTGGCAACGGCACCAACACGAATAGCCGCTAAGCACAAAAAAAATCCCGCAACCAGTGCGGGATTAATCGTTATACCTTCGGAATCTATCGTAGCGCAATCATCTATGGCTGATCGCAGGTAATCGGTTCGGCTACGCGCTTCTTTCCCTTCCATCCAAAGAAGAGGTTAATTCCAAACTGAATGTTCATGCTTCGGGTGTATCCGGGAACCAGCAGCGACGAGCCATCGTCTCCCTTTAGGTTAACCATGCGCGAGAGAATGTTGTCGGTAACAATGTAAAGCTGAATCGGCTTCCCTCCTACTACAATACCTGCCCCAAAATTGTTCATGCTTCGGTTGTAGATAGAGTAGGTAAGCGAGAATGCTAGCGCCTTAAAAGGGGTTGCGTTGGCCGAGAGCGTTACGGCAGGATCGAAGTAGCTGCCGTAGAAACCGCCACGCAGAAGCGCACCGCAGCTCAGCCAGCTAAGTGCGCTATAGGTTGCCCCAAAGTAGGCCTTTGTCTTTAGCAGCGTGGTAAACTTGGCATTCTTATCGGTTGGCGTAAACTTCGACTTCAGCGTATCGCCTATTGCCTCCATTGCCTTATCGAAATCTACATCACCATTTTCGTCGGGGGTAATATCGGCTCCGCTAAAATCGTAGCTTCCCTTCGACACCACCTTGTAGCCGTTGCTATTCCATCGGATAAAGCCAAGATCGACGAGGCTGCCATAAAAGGTTAGCTTATCGTTCATCTTATAGGTTGCGCCAAAATCGACGCCCAGCCCTAGGTTAGAGCCTATCTTGTAGTCTTTAGAGCCATTTGCCCCGTTGTCGTCAAAGCTAACGTCGTTGATTTTCCCCTCGCTGTCGTAGCCAAAGGTCAGGTTCGGTGCCGACACAAACATCTCGGCATCTACGTTCAGTGTCGACTTCTGGAAATCGTCGGAGGTAACAATGTTTGCCTTAAGCTTGCTGGTGCGGATAGCAGCTAAACCACTAAGCACTTTAAAGCGGCCTCCTACCGACAGCTTCTCATTTACCTCCTGAGAGAGTCCTAAGCCCAGTTCCACGTACGAGAAACCATTTACGGCCATATCGTTAAGGTTGATGGTTCGCGGACGGTTGGTTTTGAAGTCGTAGTTACCATACCGAAGATCAACGAGCCCCTTAGGGTAGCTATACCCAGCAGATGTTTTAGAAGAAATATTGAAGTGACCGTAAAAGTGGTTTACCCTAAATCCAAACGATAGCAGATCGATATTGTTATCCACGCGGATAAAGTTCATCTTGCCGATATTCTTCGAAAGCCCATCTATGTCGAATACTAATGAATCTCTCTGCAAACCTGTCCCCTTCTTTAGAACGTCTACAAGCGCAAACGACGAGTTGTTGTAGGCAGCGCTAACGTTAGATAGCCCCGGAAACCCCACATAGGTAGAGAAGTCGGGAGTAGCAGACGAATTCAGAAACGATGCTTGGGGAACCCTCGTCATGTAGTAAAGGGTCTTGTCTTGAGCCTTGGCACCAGCAAGGCTAGCCGCTAGCAATACGGCGGATATAATAGTTTTCCTCATTTTCTTCTAGGTAAGTTCTGCGTCCTACAGGTTGTTTAAGTTTGCCTGAATAAAGCCAACAACCGCAATGTCGACCTTGTAGCTGGCAAGAAGCTTAACGGTTTGCCCGCTACTGCTACCGGCAGTATTTACTGTAGATATAAACACAATACGATCGCCAGCCTTCAGTTTCTGAATGCGCTGCTGGTTATAGGATACCTCAACTTTCGATTCTGTAGCAGCAACCACCTTCTCATTTTGGGTAGAAGCCGCCTTAACATCAAAAGGAACGGCAAATACGTTGTCGAGAATATTTCCGGCAGCATCAACAATAACAGCTGCAACCTTAAGGTCGAGAGGAAAGCCGTTCTTAACCTGAAACTGAAGTTTCATCTGGTCTATGCTTTTCGAATCTTTTACGATGCTCGAAAAATCGTACGAAGTGGTATCCCTCAAAACTACATTAGACAGCTTTACATCGAGAGGAAGATCAGCCACAGCACCAACGTACAGTTTATCGGCAGTGTTTATCCTATTCTTTACCGCAGGAATGCTAACAGGATTTGTCACCAAACTACCGTTAAAGTTCAAAGTCTGAGGGAACATTGCAAGAACGCTCACCAAGTTGGTGTTCGGATCGATTGTAGCTTCGCTAATCTTCACCTTTTCGACCCCATAGGTTGGCGAATAAATATTTATTGGAGAAGGGAGCCCAGTAATGTTATAGGCCTTACCATCTTTGATTGCCGTAACGCCACTATGAGAAAAGGCAAACGGCAGTATAGCCTGATTTTTAAAGATCAGCTTTATCTGAGGGTTCTTTATGTCGAAATCGCCAACCTTGTCTACCATATCGCTAAAGTCTAACGGAAGCGAATTGTTTTGAAGCGAGATATTAAGCTGCCCCAAGTTTCCTACCAGCTCCTTTACGCGGAGAGAGCTTAGCCCAAACGACAGGCTGACATTATCGTTGGTAGTGCCGCTACTTTGCTTGGTAATAGAGTAGCTAATACTAAAGCGAATTTGCTTGCCCCCATAGGGCTTAATCCGATATCCGGCAAGATTCAGGCTCGTGCTTTGGTTAAACGTTTTTGTAAGCGCAACACCATTTACACCTACAATATCCTGCGACACTATTGTGTAGGAAAATGATCCACTAAACGAGGCACTATTGCTAACCGTAAGCATTCCGCTCTCGAGCAATGCCTCCTCCAACGTTTGATCGGCCCTATCTAAACTAATAGCAAAACTAAATGAAGTTTGTCCAGTAACGGTAGTAGTTGGAAACGAAACCCCATTTGGAGCAGCAATAGAGGTACTGCCCTGCACGTCCTTTACAATGTTGGCATACCTACCAAAGCTAAGCGAATCGAATGTTTGCTTATAAACCAAATGCAGAAGCTTATCGCTATCCACATAGATGTAGTTGGTAGTGTCATTGGTCTTAGGCAACACCTGCTCGAGCATAATGGAGCCACTAGCAATAGGAAACGCTATAGCTGGATTAACATTTACGGACGAAGATATCCTGTCAATGTTATAATCCTCTTTAGCGCAGGATGCAAGGCCCAATGCAACGAGAATTGCCCAAAAAGGACGGTTCTTAAAAATCATGCTGCTATGTATTTTACTTTACGCCCGCAAAAGTAAACAATATAGGATTGTCCCCTCTGTGTTGAATCTATTTAACACGCCCTCCATCGTAAGCTGCTATCACAACAAGATGTTTTGTGAAGTATTTTCAGAGCATCCTTCAACTTCCAAAAAACACCAACCGAAGCTTCTCCATGCCCAATAGCGCACATAACCAACAGGGTAGCACCTACCTTAAAAAGCAAAATCGGGCTTGGTATAGTTCCAATATTCGGTTAATTTTAGGACATTGTAATTCAAAAACAAACAGAAATGGAAGAGAAACCACAAAAAGAGTGGCATAGCATAAGCAGCAGCGATACGCTTAACGCTCTAGGCGCGAAAGAAACAGGGCTTACAGCCGACGAGGCAGCCAAAAGGCTCGAGAAGTTTGGCAAAAATGAGCTGGCAACAGAGGAAAAATCATCATTACTTTCGATACTAGCATCGCAGTTTGCCAATGTACTAATTATAGTGCTGATCGTTTCGGCTACCATATCGCTAATCTTAGGCAAGCAGGTCGAATCCATATCAATATTTGTAATTGTAGTATTGGCAGCCATACTGGGAACGCTGCAAGAGTACCAAGCAGGAAAGGCACTAGAGGCCCTCCGAAAGATGGCCTCGCCATCGGCAACCGTACTACGTAATGGCCAAACCATAGAGGTTCCATCGTCGGAGCTGGTGCCTGGTGATATTGCCATCATTACCTACGGGAACAAGGTTCCTGCGGATATCCGGCTAATCGAGAGCAACAACCTTCAGGTGGAAGAAGCCGCACTTACAGGAGAGTCGCTACCGGTTGAAAAATTCACCCAAGCCATAGAGGGTGATAGCATTCCACTTGGCGACAGAAAGAACCTTCTGTTTATGGGAACCTCAGTTTCCAACGGTAGAGGCAAAGGGGTAGTGGTAGGAACGGGTGCGAATACCGAGTTCGGAAAGATTGCTACCATGCTCCAGAATACGAAGACCGAGCAAACACCGCTTCAGAAGAATCTTGACAAACTTGGAAGCAACATCGGCATCATTGCAATTGTAATTGCCCTTGTACTCTCGGCATTCTCCTACTTTATCAACGGAGGAACGATCCTTGATGCCTTCATATGGGCAGTTGCGCTAGCCGTTGCAATTATTCCAGAGGCCTTACCTGCTGTTGTTACCATTGGGCTTGCCCTAGGCGTTCAGCGTATGGTTAAGCGCAGAGCGCTCATCCGCAAGCTTCCGGCTGTAGAAACGCTTGGTGCCGTAAACGTAGTTTGCACCGACAAAACCGGTACGCTTACCAAAGATGAGATGACTATCCGTAAGGTATACGCCGATGCTACCACCTTCGATGTTGATGGAAGCGGATACTCCCCCGAAGGCAATATAATTCTTAACGGTCACAAGGTAAAGCATGGTGCCGCAAACCCATGCCTGATAAAAGTGCTTACGTACGGAGTTCTCTGCAGCGATGCCGAGCTTAAACTTACCGATGAAGGCTGGGATATTCTTGGAGATCCTACCGAGGGGGCTATTGTAACTACTGCCCAAAAAGCCAAGATTGATACTGAAGCCATCAAAAAAGAGAACCCACGCGTAGATGAGATTCCATTCACGTCGGATAAGAAGTATATGGCAACGGCTCATAGCACATCAGGCGGCAGAATGGTAGTTCTGAAAGGAGCTTTTGAGGTTGTTATGGGTAAGTGCTCGATGGTAGAAGCGCCGAACGGTGCACAACCGCTAACGACAGAGGTTGAAAGCAGTATTAACAGTACGGTTGCTGGCTTTGCCGCAAATGCCCTTCGCGTTATTGCCGTTGCCTATAAGATGATTGACGAACAAGAACAGCTAACCGACGATGCCCTAACCAATATGATTTTAGCAGGATTTGTTGCAATGATAGATCCACCCCGCGAAGAGGTTAAGCCAGCCATTGCCACCTGCAAGAAAGCGGGCATTAGAACCATCATGATTACGGGAGACCATAAGGCTACGGCATTTGCCATAGCAAAGGAGCTAAAGATTGCCCATGATGAGTCGCAGGTATTCTCAGGCTCTGATGTCGAAAAGATGAGCCAAAGCGAACTGGATATTGCTGTAAACAAGGCTTCGGTATTTGCGCGTATTGCTCCAGAGCATAAGCTCCGCATCGTAGAATCGCTAATGAAGCAAGGCAACATTGCAGCAATGACCGGAGACGGCGTTAACGATGCCCCAGCGCTCAAAAAGGCCAACATAGGCGTTGCAATGGGCATCACCGGAACCGACGTAAGCAAGGAAGCTGCCGATATGATACTTACCGACGACAACTTTGTAACCATTGTTGCCGCAGTAGAGGAAGGACGAACCATCTTCGAAAACATCAAGAAGTTCCTCATCTTCCTGCTTAGCGGAAATGCGGGTACCGTTTTTGCCATTATACTTGCCTTTGTTTTTGGCCTTGCCCTACCGCTAACGCCTGTTCAAATTTTGTTCATCAATTTTATTATGGATGGACTAATAGCCATTGCCATTAGCCTAGAACCATCGGAAGGAGGCATAATGCACCGCAAGCCTCGCACTGTAAGCGAGGGAATCATCACCCGAATGGGCTTGCTACGCATAATGTCGCTTGGTATGGCCATTGCACTGGTAACCTTTGCAGTATACTATGCAAGTGTAACCATATTTGAGCTTCAGCCGCTACAAGCACAAACCCTGTTCTTCCTAACGCTAATTTTTGCAAGACTATTCAACAGTCTCAACAACCGTTCGCTGAATACATCAGCATTCAAGTCTAGACTGTTAGGAAATATTCCTCTGGTTATATCGAGCATCGTAGGCATTGCCATCGTTTGGGCTACCACCAAGATTGGTGTGCTACAAACTGCCTTTGGCAACGTAGATATCAGCATCAACGGATGGCTAGTGGCCATTGGCGCTGGTTCGCTGGTGCTGCTGTTTGGGGAGGTATTTAAACTAATCTCGAAGGATAAGATCTAGACTTAACACATAAAATAAAAAAGGAGGATGCTTTATTGCGCATCCTCCTTTTTTATTGTTTTACGATGAATATCTTCTCGTCGGGCTTTTTCATCAGGTACTGCTCGCGGGCGTACTTTTCGAGATTTTCATTATTGGTGGTAAGTTCCATAATCCGCGTACTATCCTCCTTAATCCTAGCCTTGTAGTAATCCTTCTCGGCCTCCATTTCGCGTATGGTAGATACGTTATTGAGCATGTCTACCAAGTTGTAGCGATCAAAAAAGGTGAGCCACACCAAAAAAACCACAATGGTAAGTACGTACTTATTCCTTAGTACTAGGAGCGACTGCATCAGAAAAAACTTTGCAGAATGCCCCTTTTGAGAGGTATGTCCTAGTTTGTTATCGTCGTTCTCTTCGGTCTCTTTCATGGCTTGCATCTAATAATGCGAATATAGTAAGAAACCGCATAAAAAGCGCCATCAAAACAGAGAAGTATCTATTGGATCGTAAAGTCGATCAATTTTGAATGTCACCCTAATAGATGAAAATAAACCCAACAGGAAGAGCATGACCACAAATCCAATGGCAAGGGGCAAGAACAACCGTGAAGGTTCGCGCTACAAAAAGAATAGGCCAACTCCACCTATGGCAATAAGGGCTCCTATAACCTCCTTTAGCGTCACCTTTTCCTTGAACAAAAGGATTGATACAGGAATTATAAGAATTGGCATTATGGACATGATGGTAGAAGCCACCCCTGTTGTGGTATGCTGTATGGCAAATAGCGAGAGCGATACCCCAAGGAAGGGCCCAAATACGGAGCCAATGGCTACTACGCTTATCACCTTGGGACTGCGAAGCGACTGAAAAAACTTTGGCCACTGGCGAATAAAAAAGAACACCACAGCAAAGCCTACAAGGGCTGCTATGGCCCTGATTTGAGTCCCTTGAATGGCATTGTAGTTGCCGATACCGTACTTGCTTAGCACAAGCCCAAAACCTTGACCAAACGCGCCCCCTAGGGCAAGCAGAATTCCTTTTAACGGATAGGAAAGACGCAGTTTGCCATTTTCTCTCCCATTTTCGGAACTATCGGTGGGACGCTCGAGGATTACCAGCGCAATTCCCCCAAGGGTTAGCGCCATCCCCAACAGGCTCATGGCCGACATGGTTTCGCCCATTATCAGCCAACCAAAGATGGCCGCAATGGGAGAGCTGAGGGTCATTACCAGCATCCCCACGCGGGCGCCAACAACTACATAGGCCTGAAATAGGCACAAATCTCCAAAAACGAAGCCAACAAGCCCCGATAGCGATAGCCAAAGAAGATTGTGCGGGGTTGCGTTTACGGGTAGGAAGCTACCATATGCTATGTAGCCATAGGTGGAAAGAAGCACGATGGCTATAACCATTCGGATCATGTTCACGTTTACCGATCCGATCTTCTTCCCTGCAATTTGGTAAGTTATTCCGGTAATCGTCCAACAGAATGCGGTTGCAAGCGCTGCCAGCTGACCAATGTGGTGTTCCATTAAAAAAAGTTTGGCCAAAGGTAGCATTCTCACCCAACATTAGGTTTGTCAACAACCGATTTTTGGACAACACCGAAGCTGAGCCTGTTAAGTAAAGATAGATGCGTCTTAAAACAGGGGCACACTTAGCGGAATCCCTACATTTCATTATGATAGGCTGCAAATTTGCGAGGTATTCCCCCTCATTTATCTTGCTCTTTTTGAAGAATAAAAAGAACAGAACAACATACGATTCTGCCTACTCAGAGAAAACTTTTTAGACGTAAACTACAACTATGCACCCGAACTCAAAGAAAAAATAAAAAAAATTGTAAGAGTAGTTGATATGTTGCCAAAACGGATTAATATTGCTTTAGGTAAAACCTTTAACGTTGACGATATGCTAAAAAAAGTAGATATTAATGAAGTGAAGAAGAGCGCCACAAAGCTCGTTGGAAAAGACTGGATGCTTATCACTGCTGGTAATCCGGAGGATTGCAACACGATGACAGCCTCGTGGGGTGGATTTGGAGAACTCTGGAACATGCCCGTTGTGATAGTTTTTATACGTCCAACCCGTCATACATACAGCTTTGTTGAGAGGGAAGAGTACTTCACCGTTTCGTTTTTCGAAGAGAAGTATCGTAGCACTCTACAGCTGTGCGGAACGGTATCGGGCCGCAAGGTAGAAAAGATCAAGGAAAGCGGGTTAACCCCCATCCTATCAGAACATGGGAGTACCTACTTCGGCGAGGCAAAACTAGTGTGCGAATGCAGAAAGGTATACTTTGCTGATGTAAACCCAAATAACCTCCTCGATGAAAAAATAAAGAAACACTATCCTCATGAGGACTACCATAGAATGTTTATTGGAGAAATTGTTAATACGTATGCAAAGTAGGCATACGTTAAAGACCTAACCTATTCTTTTCTCTTTTTTTTAAATCACTTCGG
It contains:
- a CDS encoding MFS transporter, which gives rise to MKSITRTIWILSLVSLFTDTASEMLYPIMPFYLRSIGFSVVLIGVLEGVAEATAGLSKGYFGKLSDSSGRRVPFVRVGYALSAISKPMMAILILPLWVFAARTIDRIGKGVRTGARDAILSDEATPQTKGKVFGFHRSMDTLGAVLGPALALLFLHLHPESYRALFFIAFIPGLLAIAATLLLSDKDKAKVKQPTTSKSHRSFFSFIGYWRVSPARYREVAVGLLAFTLFNSSDVFLLLKAKQAGLSDTAVIGIYIFYNLVYALFSFPMGILADRIGLKRVLVVGLCIFAATYLGMGYFASSYAIAAMFFLYGIYAAATEGISKAWITNIADKKDTATAIGTFTGFQSICTMLASSLAGIIWMTLGASATFTITGIAAAVVASYFAFFVGNGTNTNSR
- a CDS encoding DUF5723 family protein; amino-acid sequence: MRKTIISAVLLAASLAGAKAQDKTLYYMTRVPQASFLNSSATPDFSTYVGFPGLSNVSAAYNNSSFALVDVLKKGTGLQRDSLVFDIDGLSKNIGKMNFIRVDNNIDLLSFGFRVNHFYGHFNISSKTSAGYSYPKGLVDLRYGNYDFKTNRPRTINLNDMAVNGFSYVELGLGLSQEVNEKLSVGGRFKVLSGLAAIRTSKLKANIVTSDDFQKSTLNVDAEMFVSAPNLTFGYDSEGKINDVSFDDNGANGSKDYKIGSNLGLGVDFGATYKMNDKLTFYGSLVDLGFIRWNSNGYKVVSKGSYDFSGADITPDENGDVDFDKAMEAIGDTLKSKFTPTDKNAKFTTLLKTKAYFGATYSALSWLSCGALLRGGFYGSYFDPAVTLSANATPFKALAFSLTYSIYNRSMNNFGAGIVVGGKPIQLYIVTDNILSRMVNLKGDDGSSLLVPGYTRSMNIQFGINLFFGWKGKKRVAEPITCDQP
- a CDS encoding cation-translocating P-type ATPase, whose protein sequence is MEEKPQKEWHSISSSDTLNALGAKETGLTADEAAKRLEKFGKNELATEEKSSLLSILASQFANVLIIVLIVSATISLILGKQVESISIFVIVVLAAILGTLQEYQAGKALEALRKMASPSATVLRNGQTIEVPSSELVPGDIAIITYGNKVPADIRLIESNNLQVEEAALTGESLPVEKFTQAIEGDSIPLGDRKNLLFMGTSVSNGRGKGVVVGTGANTEFGKIATMLQNTKTEQTPLQKNLDKLGSNIGIIAIVIALVLSAFSYFINGGTILDAFIWAVALAVAIIPEALPAVVTIGLALGVQRMVKRRALIRKLPAVETLGAVNVVCTDKTGTLTKDEMTIRKVYADATTFDVDGSGYSPEGNIILNGHKVKHGAANPCLIKVLTYGVLCSDAELKLTDEGWDILGDPTEGAIVTTAQKAKIDTEAIKKENPRVDEIPFTSDKKYMATAHSTSGGRMVVLKGAFEVVMGKCSMVEAPNGAQPLTTEVESSINSTVAGFAANALRVIAVAYKMIDEQEQLTDDALTNMILAGFVAMIDPPREEVKPAIATCKKAGIRTIMITGDHKATAFAIAKELKIAHDESQVFSGSDVEKMSQSELDIAVNKASVFARIAPEHKLRIVESLMKQGNIAAMTGDGVNDAPALKKANIGVAMGITGTDVSKEAADMILTDDNFVTIVAAVEEGRTIFENIKKFLIFLLSGNAGTVFAIILAFVFGLALPLTPVQILFINFIMDGLIAIAISLEPSEGGIMHRKPRTVSEGIITRMGLLRIMSLGMAIALVTFAVYYASVTIFELQPLQAQTLFFLTLIFARLFNSLNNRSLNTSAFKSRLLGNIPLVISSIVGIAIVWATTKIGVLQTAFGNVDISINGWLVAIGAGSLVLLFGEVFKLISKDKI
- a CDS encoding FtsB family cell division protein; amino-acid sequence: MKETEENDDNKLGHTSQKGHSAKFFLMQSLLVLRNKYVLTIVVFLVWLTFFDRYNLVDMLNNVSTIREMEAEKDYYKARIKEDSTRIMELTTNNENLEKYAREQYLMKKPDEKIFIVKQ
- a CDS encoding DMT family transporter, whose product is MEHHIGQLAALATAFCWTITGITYQIAGKKIGSVNVNMIRMVIAIVLLSTYGYIAYGSFLPVNATPHNLLWLSLSGLVGFVFGDLCLFQAYVVVGARVGMLVMTLSSPIAAIFGWLIMGETMSAMSLLGMALTLGGIALVILERPTDSSENGRENGKLRLSYPLKGILLALGGAFGQGFGLVLSKYGIGNYNAIQGTQIRAIAALVGFAVVFFFIRQWPKFFQSLRSPKVISVVAIGSVFGPFLGVSLSLFAIQHTTTGVASTIMSIMPILIIPVSILLFKEKVTLKEVIGALIAIGGVGLFFL
- a CDS encoding flavin reductase family protein → MLKKVDINEVKKSATKLVGKDWMLITAGNPEDCNTMTASWGGFGELWNMPVVIVFIRPTRHTYSFVEREEYFTVSFFEEKYRSTLQLCGTVSGRKVEKIKESGLTPILSEHGSTYFGEAKLVCECRKVYFADVNPNNLLDEKIKKHYPHEDYHRMFIGEIVNTYAK